In Phaseolus vulgaris cultivar G19833 unplaced genomic scaffold, P. vulgaris v2.0 scaffold_88, whole genome shotgun sequence, one genomic interval encodes:
- the LOC137817494 gene encoding uncharacterized protein, with protein sequence MYEFKALFAEGSSVSRPPMFNGMNYVFWKIRMKIFMESIDSFIWEAVVHGPYVPMQVVKDEEVVKPRSEWNETERKKAQYDLVAMNIITSSLTMDEFFKISNVVQLRRCGRSWKSLTMEFDRKELNIKVMKCLDKSWQPKVTAISKSRDLLKLSTAALFWKLMEHELELKRLKEQETVERKPKGLALKASEQNEISEEKEDAEHDDTISLLTKRFRKFLKKKSRDRNQQKRRYPKPNDSNSSNYTCFGCGKTGDIKMDCPNNQSKDKSASKKVERSKGRRAYISWEENEVSSTSSSSTESEENNMCFMVKDEGSISDSVSEFSMESDNYDQLLAAFKETHDKANRLAVICSKLQKLNNVLAPKVKTLEEELHKAKTNLGRENLESLLGSQNVVFNKNGIGYNPGNVTNVKKLSSFFVPAKSGFSAFNSGKKASHKLAKVLQNENGCCIKSIRSDHGGKFQNARFERFCEKHGISHTFPAPRTPQQNGVVERKNRSLEELARTMLNESKLPKYFWADAVYTASYVLNRTLIRPILKKTPYELYKGKKPSVSHLRVFGCKCFVLNNGKKNLGKFDAQFDEGVHIGYALNGHAYKVFNKRLLIVEESMHVVFDEADHSIYKTVVDDLHCLPKEWKTPRDLTLDNVIGNIEKGVSTRKSLNNFCETMAFVSQEEPKNLNEALKDSNWILAMQEELNQFAPNEVWTLVPRVPEMNIIGTKWVLKTISIQDTCSNSKRLSMGLSKLLGNDFAGCKIDRKSTSGTCHLLGSSLISWQCKKQACVALSTAEAEYIAVGS encoded by the exons ATGTATGAGTTTAAAGCGCTTTTTGCTGAGGGATCTTCTGTTagtagaccacctatgttcaatggaatgaattatgtcttttggaaaattagaatgaaaattttcatggaatctattgactcGTTTATTTGGGAGGCTGTGGTCCATGGAccctatgtgccaatgcaggttgtcaaggatgaagaagtggtaaagccaagatctgaatggaatgagaccgaaaggaagaaggctcaatatgatcttgtggccatgaacatcataacctcctcattaacaatggatgagttcttcaagATATCCAATGTagttcagctaaggagatgtgggaggtcttggaagtcactcacgatg gaatttgacagaaaggaactcaacataaaagtGATGAAGTGCCTCGATAAAAGCTGGCAACCcaaggtgactgccatatcaAAAAGTCGTGATCTGTTAAAgctgtcaactgctgcactcTTTTGGAAattaatggagcatgagctggagctcaagagactcaaagagcaggaaacagtggaaagaaaacccaaaggacttgcactgaaagcaagtgAACAAAATGAGATCAgtgaggaaaaagaagatgctgaacaTGATGATACAATCAGCCTACTTACAAAGAGATTCAGGAAATTCCTGAAGAAGAAAAGCAGagataggaaccagcagaaaagaaggtatcctaaacctaatgactcaaattcctctaactatacttgctttggctgtggcaaaacaggggACATCAAAatggattgtccaaacaatcaatcaaaggacaaatctgccagcaagaaggTTGAAAGGAGCAAGGGGAGAAGAGCTTACATTTCGTGGGAAGAGaatgaagtatcttcaaccagcagctcttcaactgaAAGTGAGGAAAACAAtatgtgcttcatggtgaaagATGAAGGgtcaatctctgattcagtaagtgaatTCTCTATGGaatctgataactatgatcaattgcttgctgctttcaaggaaacacatgataaagcaaataggctagctgtaatatgcagtAAGTTGCAAAAgttaaataatgtgcttgcacctaaagtaaaaacacttgaggaagaactgcataaggccaaaacaaatttg ggaagagagaaccttgagtctctccttggctcacaaaatgttgttttcaataagaatggtaTTGGTTATAaccctggaaatgtaaccaatgtcaaaaagctttcaagtttttttgttccagcaaaatcaggtttttcagcttttaacagtggcaaaaaggcatctcat AAATTAGCAAAGGTTCTGCAGAATGAAAATGGTTGTTGcataaaatcaattcgaagtgatcatggcgGAAAGTTTCAGAATGCTAGATTTGaaaggttctgtgagaagcatgggatatcaCATACCTTTCCAGCCCCTAGGACTCCCCAACAAAACGGTGTAGTTGAAAGAAAAAACAGATCACTAGAAGAACTAGCTAgaaccatgttaaatgaatctaagcttcctaagtatttttgggcagatgctgTCTATACTGCATCTTATGTGTTAAACAGAACCTTAATTAGAcccattcttaagaaaactccatatgaattgtataagggcaagaaacctagtgtgagccaccttagagtgtttgggtgtaaatgctttgtattgaataatggcaaaaaGAATttaggtaagtttgatgctcaatttgatgaaggtgtgcacattggttatgctttgaatggtcatgcatataaagtcttcaataaaagattgctcattgtagaagaatcaatgcatgttgtatttgatgaagcagatcatAGCATATATAAAACTGTTGTTGATGATCTTCACT gtttgccaaaagaatggaaaaccccaagagacctaacccttgataatgtcattgggaacattgagaagggagtatcaactagaaaatccttgaataACTTCTGTGaaacaatggcctttgtatctcaagagGAACCCAAAAATCTGAATGAAGCCCTCAAGGACAGTAACTGGATTCTTGCCATGCAAGAGGAGCTGAATCAATTTGCTcctaatgaggtctggactcttgttcctagagtacctgagatgaatataattggaacaaaatgg gttttgaagaccatcagcaTCCAGGACAcgtgttcaaactcaaaaaggctctctatgggcttaagcaagctcctaggcaatg actttgcaggttgcaaaattgataggaagagcaccagtggtacctgtcacttgcttggatcaagcttgatctcatggcaatgcaaaaaacaggcatgtgttgctctctccactgctgaagcagagtaCATTGCAGTAGGGAGTTGA